From the genome of Gemmatimonadaceae bacterium, one region includes:
- the mreD gene encoding rod shape-determining protein MreD, with the protein MSWNAVRTAVICAILIVLHYTVRPLLAWNTSIDFLIIALMFGAVRMRPGLAALFGFALGLVSDSLSPGAFGAAALGMSIVGFGASWLKAVFFADNLPLNGFFIFLGKWTFDLIFVVVGHRMHGAELLMQIVVWSSLSAAITAVAGVLAIALLRPLMEVRTA; encoded by the coding sequence ATGAGCTGGAACGCAGTACGAACGGCGGTCATCTGCGCGATCCTGATCGTGCTGCACTACACGGTGCGTCCGCTGCTCGCGTGGAACACGTCGATCGACTTTCTGATCATCGCGCTGATGTTCGGCGCCGTGAGAATGCGACCCGGACTGGCGGCGCTTTTCGGCTTTGCGCTCGGTCTCGTCTCGGACTCGCTCTCACCAGGCGCGTTTGGCGCCGCCGCGCTCGGTATGTCCATTGTTGGATTCGGAGCATCCTGGCTCAAAGCCGTTTTCTTCGCCGATAATCTGCCCTTGAATGGTTTCTTCATTTTTCTCGGCAAGTGGACCTTTGATTTGATTTTTGTCGTCGTCGGCCATCGCATGCACGGCGCAGAGCTGCTCATGCAGATCGTGGTGTGGTCCTCGCTTTCCGCGGCGATAACAGCGGTCGCTGGCGTGCTCGCGATAGCCTTGCTGCGTCCGTTGATGGAGGTTCGCACCGCATGA
- the mreC gene encoding rod shape-determining protein MreC gives MARATRLSSRIDFLLFIGCLIAAAVALVLPLQMRDPLAELLRRSVVAPLVNLQSNAERWHAAWQLSEERTARLDSAVMRGFNAVALQSENEELRKLLGLGARLRTGFVPAEAVHNAVREDIVTTLTLTAGTRAGIKVYSPVVSPDGVVGLVQTADPTISIAILFSHPDFRASAMSGDGTSFGIVYPHLQQTLGSSSEYLLELRGVPFRTTLPAGTMIYTSGLGGTFPRGIPIGSVLRELKTAEGWTRTYLLQPSVNPAKVNSVMVLTQQRSPQKMDNVWQMVARVDSATRSIANSGDSLVRRAAADSSRRVAADSLRKVAATHPGTDSSARADSAKRNAAAETDSAARARAQSDSARAARAARREAARRDSIRRDSMRRDSIRRDSIRRDTTRRDTTTHRP, from the coding sequence GTGGCGCGCGCCACGCGATTGAGTAGTCGCATCGATTTTCTGCTGTTCATCGGCTGCCTCATTGCGGCGGCCGTCGCGCTCGTGCTGCCGCTGCAGATGCGAGACCCGCTGGCCGAGTTGTTGCGCCGTTCAGTCGTCGCCCCACTCGTCAACCTGCAGAGCAACGCCGAGCGTTGGCACGCGGCGTGGCAGTTGAGCGAAGAGCGAACCGCACGGCTGGACTCGGCGGTCATGCGCGGCTTCAATGCCGTTGCGCTGCAGAGCGAAAATGAAGAACTGCGAAAGCTGCTCGGCCTGGGCGCGCGGTTGCGCACCGGCTTCGTTCCCGCCGAGGCCGTGCACAACGCGGTGCGCGAGGACATTGTCACGACGCTCACATTGACGGCCGGCACGCGTGCCGGAATCAAGGTATATAGCCCTGTCGTCTCGCCGGACGGTGTGGTCGGTCTCGTGCAAACCGCCGATCCGACGATCAGTATCGCCATACTCTTCTCGCACCCCGATTTCCGGGCGAGTGCGATGTCGGGGGACGGCACCTCGTTCGGCATCGTCTATCCCCACCTTCAGCAGACCCTCGGAAGCAGCAGCGAATACTTGCTCGAGCTGCGTGGAGTACCTTTCCGCACCACGCTTCCAGCCGGCACGATGATCTATACCTCGGGACTCGGCGGCACCTTCCCACGCGGCATACCGATCGGCTCCGTTCTGCGCGAGCTCAAGACCGCGGAAGGATGGACGCGAACCTACTTACTTCAGCCATCGGTGAATCCCGCGAAAGTGAATTCCGTGATGGTGCTGACGCAGCAACGCTCGCCCCAGAAGATGGACAACGTGTGGCAGATGGTCGCTCGCGTCGATTCCGCAACGCGGAGCATCGCGAATTCCGGCGACTCACTCGTTCGCCGCGCCGCCGCGGACTCTAGTCGCCGCGTGGCGGCCGATTCGCTGCGCAAAGTGGCGGCGACGCACCCCGGAACGGATTCGTCGGCTCGCGCCGATTCCGCGAAGCGGAATGCTGCGGCTGAGACGGACAGCGCCGCCCGCGCGCGCGCGCAAAGCGACTCCGCTCGCGCCGCACGGGCCGCACGTCGTGAGGCGGCACGCCGCGACTCCATTCGTCGCGATTCCATGCGTCGTGACTCGATTCGCCGCGATTCCATTCGACGCGACACTACTCGTCGCGACACTACGACGCACAGACCCTGA
- a CDS encoding rod shape-determining protein produces MRWPFFKAGSLFPANAIGVDLGTANTLIYVKGEGIVLNEPSVVAIDRESKKIKGVGLEAKRMLGRTPDGVIAVRPMKDGVIADFDVTEKMLRYFLTLIIENHFFKVKPRVIVCVPSGITEVEKRAVRDSALGAGAKEVFMVAEPMAAAIGVGLPVETPTGNMVIDIGGGTTEIAVIALSGIVSDTSIRVGGDELDTSIVQFMRKNYNLLIGEPTAEQIKIQIGSAAPVGEEREMEVKGRDLVSGIPKTVRVHSSEIREAIQEPVQAIVDAVRRALEITPPELASDIVDRGIVMTGGGALIRGLDLLLSQETSLPIHVDEDPLTCVVRGTGRILDDEEKYWSVLST; encoded by the coding sequence ATGCGCTGGCCCTTCTTCAAAGCGGGATCGCTTTTCCCCGCGAATGCGATCGGTGTCGACCTCGGCACAGCGAACACACTTATCTACGTCAAAGGCGAAGGCATCGTATTGAACGAGCCTTCGGTCGTCGCCATTGACCGGGAGTCGAAGAAGATCAAAGGCGTCGGTCTCGAGGCGAAGCGCATGCTCGGCCGAACGCCCGACGGCGTCATTGCCGTGCGGCCGATGAAAGACGGCGTCATCGCCGACTTCGACGTGACCGAAAAAATGCTCCGTTATTTTCTCACCCTGATCATCGAGAACCACTTTTTCAAAGTGAAACCTCGGGTGATCGTGTGTGTACCGTCTGGTATCACCGAGGTGGAGAAGCGTGCGGTGCGCGATTCGGCGTTAGGCGCCGGAGCCAAGGAAGTCTTCATGGTGGCCGAGCCGATGGCGGCGGCGATCGGCGTCGGGCTACCGGTCGAGACGCCAACCGGCAACATGGTGATAGACATTGGTGGGGGCACGACCGAGATCGCAGTGATCGCGCTGTCCGGTATCGTTAGCGATACGTCGATTCGGGTGGGCGGTGACGAGCTGGACACCTCGATTGTTCAGTTCATGCGCAAGAATTACAACTTGCTCATCGGCGAACCTACGGCAGAGCAGATCAAGATTCAGATCGGATCGGCGGCGCCGGTCGGCGAGGAGCGAGAGATGGAGGTCAAGGGGCGCGATCTCGTCTCCGGCATTCCGAAGACCGTGCGCGTCCATTCGAGCGAGATTCGTGAGGCGATTCAGGAGCCGGTACAGGCAATCGTCGACGCCGTGCGACGTGCGCTCGAGATCACGCCGCCCGAGCTCGCCAGCGACATCGTCGATCGGGGTATCGTTATGACGGGCGGCGGCGCCCTCATCCGAGGTCTCGATCTCCTTCTCAGCCAGGAAACCAGTCTGCCTATCCACGTCGATGAGGATCCGCTCACGTGCGTTGTGCGCGGCACGGGTCGAATCCTCGATGACGAGGAGAAGTACTGGTCGGTCCTGAGCACCTGA